The Candidatus Binatia bacterium genome includes a region encoding these proteins:
- a CDS encoding Rieske 2Fe-2S domain-containing protein produces MLSREENAYLTQVGPGTPAGEMLRRYWHPVAVAGELTEEKPIKAVRILGENLVVFRDTEGRYGLVAERCPHRSASLAYGRVDAEGIRCPYHGWKYDRAGHCLQQPAESPESTFKDRIRTRAYPVEKLAGLLFAYMGPEPVPLLPRWDVLAREDGRRWTVIDSLIDCNWLQPMENSVDPAHLFWLHGDSAHLVGHSPDYGETHDFIRFEYGIMKRRTTPGKKPGDPPMVDEHPLVFPSTLRHVARFKKDVGFRHNLQIRVPVDDTHTQVYRVNFVPSATERSPADQDPPFEHCALKGPDGRFNMTMVSAQDAMAWETQGGVTDRTQENLGASDIGVITLRKLLKEQIDIVRAGGEPMGVVRDPKKNKIIEFDVINERIGLFRSTDKKVA; encoded by the coding sequence ATGTTGAGCAGAGAAGAGAACGCATACTTGACCCAAGTTGGACCCGGAACTCCGGCGGGGGAGATGCTGCGCCGCTACTGGCATCCGGTCGCGGTTGCCGGCGAGCTGACCGAAGAGAAACCGATCAAAGCCGTGCGCATCCTGGGCGAGAATCTGGTCGTGTTCCGCGACACCGAGGGCCGCTACGGACTTGTCGCCGAGCGCTGCCCGCACCGCAGCGCTTCGCTCGCCTACGGCAGAGTGGACGCGGAGGGCATTCGCTGCCCTTATCATGGATGGAAGTACGACCGCGCCGGACACTGCTTACAGCAACCCGCGGAATCTCCCGAGAGCACTTTCAAGGACCGCATCCGGACGCGGGCTTATCCCGTAGAAAAGCTGGCGGGTTTATTGTTCGCATACATGGGACCGGAGCCGGTGCCGCTGCTGCCCCGCTGGGACGTTCTGGCGCGGGAGGACGGCAGGCGCTGGACCGTCATCGATTCATTGATCGATTGCAACTGGCTCCAACCGATGGAAAACTCGGTCGATCCGGCACATCTCTTCTGGCTCCACGGCGACTCGGCACATCTCGTCGGCCACTCGCCCGACTACGGCGAGACGCACGACTTCATCCGCTTCGAATACGGCATCATGAAGCGCCGGACGACTCCGGGAAAAAAGCCCGGCGACCCGCCGATGGTGGACGAGCACCCGCTGGTTTTCCCGAGCACCTTGAGACACGTCGCGAGGTTCAAGAAAGACGTAGGCTTCCGCCACAACCTGCAGATCCGCGTGCCGGTGGACGATACGCATACGCAGGTTTACCGCGTGAACTTCGTGCCGAGCGCGACCGAGCGCTCGCCGGCCGACCAGGATCCGCCTTTCGAGCACTGTGCGCTCAAGGGGCCCGACGGCCGCTTCAACATGACCATGGTCTCCGCGCAGGACGCGATGGCGTGGGAGACTCAAGGAGGCGTGACCGACCGCACGCAGGAGAACCTCGGCGCCTCCGACATCGGGGTCATCACGCTCAGGAAGCTGCTCAAGGAGCAGATCGACATCGTCCGCGCCGGCGGCGAGCCGATGGGCGTCGTTCGCGATCCGAAAAAAAATAAAATCATCGAGTTCGACGTCATCAACGAGCGAATCGGACTCTTTCGGTCCACGGACAAGAAAGTGGCGTAA
- a CDS encoding iron ABC transporter permease: MRRLRIEAETFWCAVVLAGVAFFVLYPILLIVVNSFQVSKPGAPPLYGLGGWRAVLSEPGMRGALYNTFALLVSRQVLSFPVAVLIAWLLARTDLPGKYGLEFMFWLCFFLPSLSVTLGWILMLDPDYGIANQVWKTLFGTATGPFNIYSFWGIVWAHIGHNTTAVKVMLLTPAFRNMDASLEEASETSGASAIGTLVRILIPIMTPVFMVVLILAIINGLQAFEVEMILGAPIGLHVYSTKVYQLVQAEPPSFGPATALSTLVLLVLLPLIFTQRRLIGQRQYTTITGRFRPKPIALGKWKVPALIFVSLVAGVITLVPMSFVLMGTFMSLFGFFHIEHPWTLSNWARVFDDPIFLLSLKNTMLMSLGAALFSVSLFSIVAYISVRTKFVWRSVLDFISWFPSAVPGILMGIGLLWLFLDVPVFRFLYGSIWLLIIATVISSITLGTQLLKSNLLQLGMELEEASQAVGASWWTTFRRIVAPLMFPSLLLVSVLSFIHAARDISNVALLATSGSRTLALLQLDFMVSGRYESAAVVATIVMALTTGVALLARFFGLRVGIRT; encoded by the coding sequence GTGCGGCGACTACGAATCGAGGCGGAGACTTTCTGGTGCGCGGTCGTGCTCGCCGGGGTCGCTTTTTTCGTCCTCTATCCGATCCTTTTGATCGTCGTCAACAGCTTCCAGGTCTCCAAGCCCGGCGCGCCGCCGCTTTACGGCCTTGGCGGATGGCGCGCGGTCCTCTCCGAGCCCGGCATGCGCGGCGCGCTTTACAACACCTTCGCGCTGCTCGTCAGCCGGCAGGTTCTTTCTTTTCCGGTCGCCGTCCTCATCGCCTGGCTGCTCGCCCGCACCGATCTTCCGGGCAAATACGGCCTCGAGTTCATGTTCTGGCTCTGTTTCTTTCTGCCTTCGCTTTCGGTTACGCTCGGCTGGATCCTGATGCTGGATCCGGACTACGGCATTGCGAACCAGGTTTGGAAAACGCTCTTCGGCACCGCGACGGGGCCCTTCAACATCTATTCCTTCTGGGGCATCGTCTGGGCGCACATCGGCCACAACACGACTGCGGTGAAGGTCATGCTGCTGACCCCCGCCTTCCGCAACATGGACGCGTCGCTGGAAGAGGCTTCCGAGACCTCCGGCGCGAGCGCGATCGGCACCTTGGTGCGCATCTTGATTCCGATCATGACGCCGGTCTTCATGGTCGTGCTCATCCTCGCGATCATCAACGGCCTGCAGGCGTTCGAGGTCGAGATGATTCTGGGCGCGCCGATCGGCCTCCACGTCTACAGCACCAAGGTCTATCAACTGGTCCAGGCCGAGCCGCCGTCCTTCGGTCCGGCGACGGCCCTCAGCACGCTCGTCCTTCTCGTGCTTCTTCCTTTGATCTTCACCCAGCGCCGGCTGATCGGCCAAAGACAATACACGACGATCACCGGGCGCTTCCGCCCCAAGCCGATCGCGCTCGGCAAATGGAAGGTTCCGGCGCTGATTTTTGTTTCGCTGGTGGCGGGCGTGATCACGCTCGTTCCGATGTCGTTCGTCCTGATGGGAACCTTCATGTCGCTCTTCGGCTTTTTTCACATCGAGCATCCCTGGACGCTCAGCAACTGGGCGCGCGTTTTCGACGACCCAATTTTTCTCTTGTCGCTGAAGAACACCATGCTCATGTCGCTCGGCGCGGCGCTGTTTTCCGTGTCGCTGTTTTCCATCGTCGCCTACATCTCCGTCCGGACAAAGTTCGTCTGGCGGTCGGTGTTGGATTTCATCTCGTGGTTTCCCTCCGCCGTTCCCGGCATTTTGATGGGCATCGGCCTCTTGTGGCTGTTCCTCGACGTTCCGGTGTTCCGCTTTCTCTACGGCAGCATCTGGCTGCTCATCATCGCCACGGTCATCAGCAGCATCACCCTGGGCACGCAGCTTCTGAAGAGCAATCTGCTCCAGCTCGGCATGGAGCTGGAGGAAGCGTCCCAGGCCGTCGGCGCTTCGTGGTGGACGACGTTTCGCCGCATCGTCGCGCCGCTCATGTTTCCGAGTCTCCTGCTCGTCAGCGTGCTCAGCTTCATCCACGCGGCGCGCGACATCAGCAACGTCGCTCTTCTGGCCACTTCGGGCAGCCGGACGCTCGCGCTCTTGCAGTTGGACTTTATGGTGTCGGGCCGTTACGAAAGCGCGGCGGTGGTGGCGACGATCGTGATGGCTTTGACGACGGGAGTCGCGCTGCTGGCGCGTTTCTTTGGACTGCGAGTGGGGATACGGACATGA
- a CDS encoding iron ABC transporter permease, producing the protein MADVAVPVVNVRFSAIRRSLNGGVLLMALLIGVMGFYVLYPLILILINSFNIATIAEPPVYGLQAWRDAFSEPGIWRSLWNSVKVGIALQAVALPLGIFISWLLSRTNIYFSSGFEVFFWVSFIMPNIATTFGWMLLLDPNTGLINTWLRDLPLIGGLNFNIYSFWGIIWAHVVSNGISTKVMLMTPAFRRMDASLEEASRMSGASTWTTMLRITVPMMTPIIVVVFLLSVIRIFSSFETELLLGVPWGFYVYSTKIVDLARQEPPLVNQAAALGSIILVFLAVFIPLQRKLINRRQFTTVTGHFKPRIIDLGAWRWPATAFVALVVFLLDFVPVLSVLGGSFMTRFGFFNLPKTWTVQYWTMALSDSRITMALQNTLIVAVSAAVVGALVFSLIAYVIVRTKLPGRAILDSICWLPSAIPGVLAGLGLLWLFLGTPVFRPFYGTMYLLVIAYVLGGITLATQILKANFIQLGSELEEASRMSGAGFWRTYFGIVIPLMAQSIVMVAVIKFMFASQHASSVILLATSETRTLILLALDQVFAGHREVASITVVFIMALTLGVALVARSFGLKVGLRTE; encoded by the coding sequence ATGGCCGACGTAGCAGTCCCCGTCGTCAACGTCAGATTCAGCGCCATCCGGCGGTCGCTCAACGGCGGCGTGCTCCTCATGGCGCTGTTGATCGGTGTCATGGGGTTTTACGTTCTCTATCCGCTCATTCTGATTCTCATCAACAGCTTCAATATCGCGACCATCGCCGAGCCGCCGGTCTATGGCCTCCAGGCGTGGCGCGACGCCTTCAGCGAGCCCGGCATATGGCGCTCGCTGTGGAACAGCGTCAAGGTCGGCATCGCGCTTCAAGCCGTGGCGCTGCCGCTCGGCATATTTATCTCGTGGTTGCTCTCGCGGACCAACATCTACTTTTCCTCCGGCTTCGAAGTCTTCTTCTGGGTCTCTTTCATCATGCCCAACATCGCCACGACTTTCGGCTGGATGTTGCTGCTCGACCCGAACACGGGACTCATCAACACGTGGCTTAGAGATCTTCCTCTGATCGGCGGCCTGAACTTCAATATATACTCGTTCTGGGGAATCATCTGGGCGCACGTGGTGTCGAACGGGATCTCCACCAAAGTGATGCTGATGACGCCGGCGTTCCGCCGCATGGACGCTTCGCTCGAAGAGGCGAGCCGCATGTCCGGCGCCAGCACCTGGACGACGATGCTCCGCATCACCGTCCCGATGATGACGCCGATCATCGTCGTGGTTTTTCTCTTGAGCGTCATCCGCATCTTCAGCAGCTTCGAAACCGAGCTGCTTTTGGGCGTGCCGTGGGGGTTTTACGTCTATTCGACGAAGATCGTCGATCTCGCGCGGCAGGAGCCCCCGCTGGTGAACCAGGCGGCGGCGCTCGGCAGCATCATCCTGGTTTTTCTCGCGGTCTTCATTCCTCTGCAGCGAAAGCTGATCAACCGCCGTCAGTTCACCACCGTGACGGGCCATTTCAAGCCGCGCATCATCGACCTCGGAGCCTGGCGCTGGCCGGCGACCGCGTTCGTGGCGCTCGTCGTGTTTCTTCTCGACTTCGTGCCGGTGTTGAGCGTCTTGGGCGGCAGCTTCATGACCCGCTTCGGATTTTTCAACCTGCCGAAGACCTGGACGGTCCAGTATTGGACCATGGCGCTCTCCGACTCGCGCATCACGATGGCGCTGCAAAACACCCTGATCGTGGCGGTGAGCGCCGCGGTGGTGGGCGCGTTGGTCTTTTCTCTGATCGCTTACGTGATCGTGCGCACGAAGCTTCCCGGCCGCGCGATTCTGGATTCGATCTGCTGGCTTCCTTCGGCGATTCCCGGAGTGCTCGCGGGCCTGGGGCTTCTATGGCTCTTTTTAGGAACGCCCGTCTTCCGTCCCTTTTACGGGACCATGTATTTGCTCGTCATCGCCTACGTGCTCGGCGGGATCACGCTTGCGACGCAGATTTTGAAGGCCAACTTCATCCAGCTCGGCAGCGAATTGGAAGAGGCCTCGCGCATGTCCGGCGCCGGCTTCTGGCGCACTTACTTCGGCATCGTGATTCCTTTGATGGCGCAGTCGATCGTGATGGTCGCCGTCATCAAGTTCATGTTCGCCTCCCAGCACGCGTCGAGCGTGATCCTGCTGGCGACATCGGAGACGCGGACGTTGATTCTCCTCGCGCTCGATCAGGTCTTCGCCGGCCATCGCGAAGTCGCCAGCATCACGGTCGTGTTCATCATGGCGCTGACCCTGGGCGTGGCGTTGGTCGCGCGCTCCTTCGGACTGAAAGTCGGACTGCGCACGGAATAA
- a CDS encoding extracellular solute-binding protein, with protein MKFPSSLLGFVAGFFLLQSAAAAAESSPSAPKEWADVVRAAEAEKQVSIAGPPGDAFRAAITDGFQKAYPKIKVELLGGSGRDKVARILRERQAGLYEWDLYISGPTSALAAFKPINAFDPFRPLLVLPEVKDDKNWIGGLDAGWADIDKKLYYTFAGTLAGDNVHVNWDFVPKGEIKSAQDLLDPKWAGKIVMQDPRIEGKGLNDALVLSLAYGESFVKRLLREQKIVFTNDRRQLVEWIVRGRYPIAMGLNEYFLTIFQEKGAGKNVAAVVDPKTAMYWSSGSSGIGFFNRAPHPNAAKVYVNWLLSRAAQADWIKTETNSRRADVPAFDPASALKPGQTYRNTQAEDMLPARKQIERLAKEAIQ; from the coding sequence ATGAAGTTTCCATCGTCGCTGCTCGGTTTTGTCGCGGGTTTTTTCCTTTTGCAGTCGGCGGCTGCGGCGGCCGAATCGAGTCCCTCCGCGCCGAAGGAATGGGCGGATGTCGTCCGCGCCGCCGAAGCTGAAAAGCAAGTCAGCATCGCGGGCCCGCCCGGGGATGCCTTCCGTGCGGCGATCACCGACGGATTTCAAAAAGCCTACCCGAAAATAAAAGTCGAGCTTCTTGGCGGGAGCGGGCGCGACAAGGTCGCGCGCATCCTGCGCGAGAGGCAGGCCGGACTTTACGAGTGGGACCTTTATATCTCGGGTCCGACTTCGGCGCTCGCGGCCTTTAAGCCTATCAACGCGTTCGATCCCTTCAGGCCGCTGCTCGTTCTCCCGGAAGTGAAGGACGATAAGAACTGGATCGGCGGCCTCGACGCCGGCTGGGCCGATATCGATAAAAAGCTGTACTACACCTTCGCGGGAACCTTGGCCGGCGACAACGTCCACGTCAACTGGGACTTCGTCCCGAAGGGCGAGATCAAATCGGCGCAGGATTTATTGGATCCCAAATGGGCGGGAAAGATCGTCATGCAGGATCCGCGCATCGAGGGCAAGGGGTTGAACGACGCCCTGGTGCTGTCGCTGGCCTACGGCGAGAGCTTCGTCAAGCGGCTTTTGCGCGAGCAGAAAATCGTCTTCACCAACGACCGGCGCCAGCTCGTCGAGTGGATCGTGCGCGGCCGCTATCCGATCGCGATGGGTCTCAACGAATACTTTCTTACGATCTTTCAGGAGAAAGGCGCGGGAAAAAACGTCGCCGCCGTAGTCGATCCGAAGACTGCCATGTACTGGTCGTCGGGCTCCAGCGGCATCGGCTTTTTCAACCGCGCGCCGCATCCGAACGCGGCCAAAGTCTACGTCAACTGGCTCCTGTCGCGCGCGGCGCAGGCCGATTGGATCAAGACCGAGACCAACAGCCGGAGGGCGGACGTGCCGGCTTTCGACCCCGCGAGCGCTCTGAAGCCGGGGCAGACCTACCGCAACACGCAGGCCGAGGACATGCTCCCGGCGCGCAAGCAGATCGAGCGGCTCGCCAAGGAAGCGATCCAGTAA
- a CDS encoding extracellular solute-binding protein, producing the protein MISSRIQRGAAILALFLFLGFVWEATAQSKMPKEWESVLAAAEKEGQLNIAGPPGDIYRLALVEWFQKKLPKIKVEYNGASGRDQVPRLTRERQSGIFNWDLYIGGPTSPLGALKPIGAFDPLMPEMLLPEALDDGKWYGGFRAGFMDLEEKLYYAFDGTGSDLVYINTDLVSPAELKSFKDLANPKWTGKIIWEDPRQEGSGLNSALLFYLSYGEAFLRKLLGEQKIVFTRDRRQLTEWVVRGRYPIAVSLPSDQLKIFLEKGVGKNVKPVEDPDFIQAINPGFGAFGVLNRRPHPNAARVYLNLLLSKEGQLSWVTKGGGRNSRRLDVPLGDPELAIKPNQKYVQSQSEKMIEQRKAVVKLAKETIPQ; encoded by the coding sequence ATGATTTCTTCCCGCATACAAAGGGGCGCGGCGATACTGGCGCTGTTTCTTTTTCTCGGCTTCGTCTGGGAGGCGACCGCGCAAAGCAAGATGCCGAAGGAATGGGAGTCGGTCTTAGCCGCGGCGGAAAAGGAAGGCCAGCTCAATATCGCGGGACCTCCCGGCGACATCTACCGCCTCGCGCTCGTGGAGTGGTTTCAGAAAAAATTACCCAAGATCAAGGTCGAGTACAACGGCGCGAGCGGGCGCGACCAGGTGCCGCGCCTCACGCGCGAGCGCCAGTCCGGGATTTTCAATTGGGACCTCTACATCGGCGGGCCGACCTCGCCGTTGGGCGCGCTCAAACCGATCGGCGCCTTCGATCCGTTGATGCCGGAGATGCTTCTGCCGGAAGCGCTCGACGACGGCAAGTGGTACGGCGGGTTTCGCGCGGGATTCATGGATCTGGAGGAGAAGCTCTACTACGCGTTCGATGGCACCGGCTCCGACCTCGTCTACATCAACACCGACCTGGTTTCGCCCGCCGAGCTCAAATCCTTCAAGGATCTGGCGAACCCCAAATGGACGGGAAAAATCATCTGGGAAGATCCCCGGCAGGAAGGCTCGGGCCTCAATTCCGCCCTGTTGTTTTATCTGAGCTATGGAGAAGCCTTTCTGCGCAAGCTCCTGGGCGAGCAGAAGATCGTTTTCACGCGCGACCGCAGACAGCTCACCGAATGGGTCGTGCGCGGCCGCTATCCGATCGCCGTCTCGCTTCCCTCCGACCAGCTCAAGATTTTCCTCGAAAAGGGCGTCGGCAAGAACGTGAAGCCGGTGGAGGATCCGGACTTCATCCAAGCGATCAACCCGGGCTTCGGCGCTTTCGGCGTCCTCAACCGCCGCCCGCACCCGAACGCGGCCAGGGTCTATCTTAATTTGCTGCTGTCGAAAGAAGGGCAGCTCAGTTGGGTGACCAAAGGCGGGGGGAGAAACAGCCGGCGTCTCGACGTCCCCCTAGGCGATCCGGAACTCGCGATCAAGCCCAACCAAAAATACGTCCAGAGTCAAAGCGAGAAGATGATCGAGCAGCGCAAGGCGGTCGTCAAGCTGGCCAAAGAGACGATTCCGCAGTAA
- a CDS encoding ABC transporter ATP-binding protein: protein MSFLRIQELTKRFGEVTAVSRLNIEIRDGEFFTLLGSSGCGKTTTLRMLGGLEKPDGGAIHLGERCLVSHAEGVFIKPERRDMGMVFQSYALWPHMTVFENVAYPLKLRRMKGPVIREKTRAALELVGLGGLEERAAPALSGGQQQRVALARALVFSPRVLLLDEPLSNLDARLREEMRRELKSLQRRVGVTVVFVTHDQMEALSLSDRIAIMNYGRLEQVGTPEEVYYKPATPFARDFLGKVFALMGKIVEANADGCQVELKDLAAPPVRVRACPPAVEGAWTAGREVMVAIRPEQIALSGSTTGGKWNVLPVTLQSSQFLGDRYEYTVGVGSESRVLTTPASNPLKPGQQIYLELDPEAITLWPTSAA from the coding sequence ATGAGCTTCCTTCGCATTCAAGAACTCACCAAGCGCTTCGGTGAAGTCACCGCGGTCAGCCGATTGAATATCGAGATCCGCGACGGCGAGTTTTTCACTCTCCTGGGATCGAGCGGCTGCGGCAAGACGACGACGCTCCGAATGCTCGGCGGCCTGGAGAAACCCGACGGCGGCGCGATCCATCTGGGCGAGCGCTGCCTCGTGTCGCACGCCGAAGGCGTTTTCATCAAACCCGAGCGGCGCGACATGGGGATGGTGTTCCAGTCCTACGCGCTGTGGCCGCACATGACGGTTTTCGAGAACGTCGCGTATCCGTTGAAGCTGCGCCGGATGAAGGGGCCGGTCATCCGCGAGAAAACCCGCGCGGCCCTAGAACTCGTTGGCCTCGGCGGTCTGGAGGAGCGCGCCGCGCCCGCGCTCTCCGGCGGGCAGCAGCAGCGCGTCGCGCTCGCGCGAGCGCTGGTCTTTTCGCCGCGCGTTCTGCTTTTGGACGAGCCGCTCTCCAACCTGGACGCGCGCCTGCGCGAGGAGATGAGGCGCGAGCTCAAGTCCCTGCAACGCCGCGTCGGCGTTACGGTCGTGTTCGTGACGCACGACCAGATGGAAGCGCTCAGCCTCTCGGACCGCATCGCCATCATGAACTACGGTAGGCTCGAACAGGTCGGCACGCCGGAAGAGGTCTATTACAAGCCGGCGACGCCGTTCGCGCGGGACTTTTTAGGAAAGGTATTCGCCTTGATGGGAAAAATCGTAGAAGCGAACGCCGACGGATGCCAGGTCGAGCTTAAAGATCTCGCCGCGCCGCCGGTGCGCGTCCGGGCCTGTCCTCCGGCCGTAGAGGGCGCGTGGACGGCCGGCAGGGAAGTGATGGTCGCGATCCGGCCCGAGCAGATCGCGCTCTCCGGCTCTACAACGGGCGGCAAGTGGAACGTTCTTCCCGTGACTCTGCAATCCAGCCAATTCCTCGGCGACCGCTACGAGTATACGGTCGGGGTCGGATCGGAGAGCCGCGTTTTGACGACGCCGGCTTCGAATCCGCTCAAACCGGGGCAACAGATTTACCTCGAGCTCGATCCTGAAGCGATCACGCTCTGGCCGACCTCGGCCGCCTGA
- a CDS encoding extracellular solute-binding protein, with the protein MKIKHLPAIAFFLVSLAFAADGWAQSDWSKEWEKTVQAAKKEGQIAIYIYRYERVLEAFKKDYPDIKVLTVTGTGNQLGTRIVTERRAEKYIADIFSTGPNSAYNILYKGKMLDPLKPMFVLPEVLDESKWYGGRHNFLDQEGKHIFGYLANPSSAQLYYNSKLLNEKEIKSHWDLLNPKWKGKIVSLDPRLTGLGQTMQFLYYHPELGPDFIKKFFGGMDVTYAREFRQMTDWLGQNKFAICVGCKDAERAKHQGLPVDSFDNSLWKEGGAFSSGGGSLSLLKNAPHPNAAKVFINWILSRKGQIALQKLADPDDPPNSRRNDIPKDDVPMANRLVEGRKYLDVGRPEWQDLEPIFQLAREIMKAYESK; encoded by the coding sequence ATGAAGATTAAACATTTGCCGGCAATCGCATTTTTTCTAGTTTCGTTGGCCTTCGCCGCCGACGGATGGGCGCAGTCGGACTGGAGCAAGGAATGGGAGAAAACCGTCCAGGCTGCCAAGAAGGAAGGACAGATCGCGATCTACATCTATCGTTACGAGCGCGTGCTGGAGGCCTTTAAGAAAGACTACCCGGACATCAAAGTGCTTACGGTGACCGGTACGGGCAACCAGCTCGGCACCAGGATCGTGACGGAGCGCCGCGCCGAAAAATACATCGCCGATATCTTCAGCACGGGACCGAACTCGGCCTACAACATCCTTTATAAGGGGAAGATGCTCGATCCGCTGAAGCCGATGTTCGTACTTCCCGAGGTTTTGGACGAATCCAAATGGTACGGCGGCAGGCATAACTTCCTCGACCAGGAGGGCAAGCACATCTTCGGCTATCTAGCCAACCCCAGTTCGGCGCAGCTCTATTACAACAGCAAACTTTTGAACGAGAAAGAGATCAAGTCGCACTGGGACCTCTTGAACCCAAAATGGAAGGGCAAGATCGTTTCGCTCGATCCGCGTCTCACCGGCCTCGGACAGACGATGCAGTTTCTCTACTATCATCCCGAGCTCGGCCCGGATTTCATCAAGAAGTTTTTCGGCGGCATGGACGTAACCTACGCCAGGGAGTTTCGCCAGATGACCGACTGGCTGGGCCAGAATAAATTCGCCATCTGCGTCGGCTGCAAGGACGCGGAGCGGGCGAAGCATCAGGGCTTGCCGGTGGATAGCTTCGACAACAGCCTGTGGAAAGAGGGCGGGGCCTTTTCCAGCGGCGGCGGCAGCCTGAGCCTGCTCAAGAACGCGCCCCATCCGAACGCTGCCAAGGTTTTCATCAACTGGATACTGTCCCGCAAAGGCCAGATCGCGCTGCAAAAACTGGCCGATCCCGACGATCCGCCGAACTCGCGCCGGAACGATATTCCGAAAGACGATGTCCCGATGGCGAACCGGCTGGTGGAGGGCAGAAAATATCTCGACGTGGGGCGCCCCGAATGGCAGGATCTGGAGCCGATCTTTCAACTGGCGCGCGAGATCATGAAAGCATACGAGAGCAAGTAA
- a CDS encoding cupin domain-containing protein produces the protein MAEKEKVEKLDPSKLPRVDTYHDWQAAQKIPIINGFFVEDIKTVEVAPWDLKGGLGAFVVLDGTGGVNDAYICEIPPGGKLKPQKHLYEEMVYVAKGHGATTVWQKDGKKHTFEWGPGSLFAIPLNARYQHFNGSGSEPARYFAVTNSCFMMNLFHNLDFIFDDDFAFTDRFDPSVDDYFSGKGQIHGRFFMTTNFVADTHMVTLKDYSERGAGGTNMKFDLAGQTMGCHISEFPVGTYKKGHRHGPGAHVIVLSGQGYSLLWPEGQDIQRVDWRQGSVVVPPNQWFHQHFNSGARPARYLALRWGSWRYRFMRLTDSEGSTYTSVKQGGGQIEYEDENPRIHPEFEEGVRRAGAVCRMGEHHPKCSQKVSAKAG, from the coding sequence ATGGCTGAAAAAGAGAAAGTCGAAAAACTGGACCCCAGCAAGTTGCCGCGGGTCGATACCTATCACGATTGGCAGGCGGCGCAAAAAATTCCCATCATCAACGGCTTCTTCGTCGAGGACATCAAGACCGTCGAAGTCGCACCATGGGACTTGAAGGGCGGCCTGGGGGCGTTCGTCGTGCTCGACGGCACCGGCGGCGTGAACGACGCCTACATCTGCGAGATCCCGCCGGGCGGAAAGCTCAAGCCGCAGAAGCATCTCTACGAAGAGATGGTCTACGTCGCCAAGGGCCACGGCGCGACCACGGTCTGGCAAAAAGACGGCAAGAAGCATACTTTCGAATGGGGGCCCGGGAGTCTCTTCGCGATTCCCCTCAACGCGCGGTACCAGCACTTCAACGGCAGCGGCAGCGAGCCCGCGCGCTACTTCGCCGTGACCAATAGCTGCTTCATGATGAATCTGTTTCACAATCTCGATTTCATCTTCGACGACGATTTCGCCTTCACCGACCGCTTCGATCCGTCGGTGGACGATTACTTCAGCGGCAAGGGACAGATTCACGGCCGCTTCTTCATGACCACGAACTTCGTCGCCGACACGCACATGGTCACGCTCAAGGACTACAGCGAGCGCGGCGCTGGCGGGACGAATATGAAGTTCGACCTCGCGGGCCAAACCATGGGCTGCCACATTTCCGAATTTCCCGTCGGGACCTATAAGAAAGGCCATCGCCACGGACCGGGCGCGCACGTGATCGTTCTCAGCGGCCAGGGATATTCGTTGCTCTGGCCCGAAGGGCAGGACATCCAGCGCGTCGATTGGCGCCAGGGCAGCGTCGTCGTGCCGCCGAACCAGTGGTTCCACCAGCACTTCAACTCCGGCGCGCGTCCGGCGCGTTATCTCGCTCTGCGCTGGGGGAGCTGGCGGTACCGATTCATGAGGTTGACCGACAGCGAGGGTTCGACTTATACCAGCGTCAAGCAGGGCGGCGGCCAGATCGAATACGAGGACGAGAATCCGCGGATTCACCCGGAATTCGAGGAAGGCGTCAGGAGGGCCGGAGCGGTCTGCCGGATGGGCGAGCATCATCCGAAGTGCAGCCAGAAAGTTTCAGCCAAGGCGGGCTAG